The following coding sequences are from one Paenarthrobacter ureafaciens window:
- a CDS encoding DUF4232 domain-containing protein, giving the protein MWTQRIKTGLLTTTAAASLLMLAACGPSPSPSGSSSAPPSSSTPSASPSQSSTSTAPSGSTSPSAAPTSAAPAAPALCKADSLTATTDATGGGAAGSIYEKLILTNSGSATCVLEGFAGVSLTANATGDPIGEPATRETTTPVTRIELAPGKSAWAELRYTQAGNYGDCTKVPAAGYRIYPPEDTASLFVAEPHDACSNMGIKLLSITAFQAV; this is encoded by the coding sequence ATGTGGACTCAGCGCATCAAGACCGGACTTTTGACGACGACGGCGGCTGCCTCGCTGCTGATGCTGGCCGCCTGCGGGCCCAGCCCGAGCCCTTCGGGGAGCAGCAGCGCACCGCCAAGTTCATCCACGCCGTCCGCTTCGCCCTCGCAGTCGTCGACGTCGACTGCTCCGTCCGGAAGCACCTCACCGTCGGCAGCCCCCACGTCCGCTGCTCCGGCCGCGCCCGCCTTGTGCAAGGCGGATTCGTTGACTGCAACAACGGACGCCACCGGTGGCGGCGCTGCCGGAAGCATCTACGAGAAACTGATTCTGACCAACTCAGGCTCGGCAACCTGTGTCCTGGAAGGCTTCGCCGGGGTGTCCCTCACAGCCAACGCCACGGGAGATCCCATTGGCGAACCGGCCACGCGGGAAACGACCACGCCCGTCACTAGGATCGAGCTGGCCCCCGGCAAGTCCGCATGGGCGGAGCTTCGGTACACGCAGGCCGGGAACTACGGCGACTGCACCAAGGTCCCGGCAGCGGGATACCGCATCTACCCGCCCGAAGACACGGCATCCCTGTTCGTCGCCGAACCCCACGATGCCTGCAGCAACATGGGCATCAAGCTCTTGAGCATCACCGCATTCCAAGCGGTCTAA
- a CDS encoding YcnI family protein, with product MNKSVLRRALSTTAAAGATAALMMAGLAGASAHVGADPNKTAANSYALVTFGIPHGCDTSPTTKVTITLPEELTDAQPTVNPNWTVEKVTETLDAPKKLDDGTSITKRTGQIVYTAKTPLDPHLRDALVLSVKLPDAAGKTIYFPTLQTCEQGQVDWSEVPKDGRKEDDLKSPAPSVTITPADSSGGHHGVSTETTEQAASVTSDDSTALGWAGLIAGLAGLVLGGAAFLRSRTAKTGTTTK from the coding sequence ATGAACAAGTCCGTACTCCGCCGTGCCCTGTCCACGACCGCTGCAGCCGGTGCCACCGCTGCCCTGATGATGGCCGGACTCGCCGGGGCGTCCGCCCACGTCGGCGCCGATCCAAACAAGACCGCTGCCAACTCCTACGCGCTGGTCACCTTTGGCATTCCGCACGGCTGCGATACCTCCCCCACCACGAAGGTGACCATCACGCTGCCTGAGGAACTGACGGATGCGCAGCCCACGGTGAACCCCAACTGGACCGTTGAGAAGGTGACCGAAACCCTCGACGCACCGAAGAAGCTGGACGACGGGACCAGCATCACCAAACGCACCGGCCAGATCGTCTACACGGCCAAGACCCCGCTGGATCCGCACCTGCGGGATGCCTTGGTGTTGTCGGTCAAGCTGCCTGATGCAGCGGGCAAGACCATCTACTTCCCCACGCTGCAGACCTGCGAGCAGGGCCAGGTGGATTGGTCCGAAGTTCCCAAGGATGGCCGGAAAGAGGATGACCTCAAGTCCCCCGCCCCTTCGGTGACCATCACCCCTGCCGACTCGTCCGGCGGCCACCACGGCGTGTCAACGGAAACCACTGAGCAGGCCGCTTCCGTGACCAGCGACGACTCGACCGCACTTGGTTGGGCCGGTTTGATCGCCGGCTTGGCCGGCCTGGTTCTGGGAGGCGCGGCGTTCCTCCGCAGCCGGACCGCAAAGACGGGCACAACAACCAAGTAG
- a CDS encoding RNA polymerase sigma factor, giving the protein MEPPTTAAADSPNARDNHLIELVRQGHLSAFDELYRRHKNAAVYVARREADNLSDVDDVVAEAFLAVLVALEAGKGPNAYFRSYVLTTTRRMAHQRNAGARRRAAFDRDRALAQTSQEADAFVALFESTTLLRAFRSLPTRWQRVLWCVDIEGMRHTEAGEYVGVNPNGVASLLIRAREGLRQAYLQAHVRQPAGKGCSEISQLLARLARDSATAAARRRAESHLAGCLHCAEALSELLEIERTLRPSSVERSASPFQKSR; this is encoded by the coding sequence GTGGAACCCCCAACCACTGCAGCCGCCGACTCCCCCAATGCCCGCGACAATCACTTGATAGAACTCGTCCGGCAAGGACACCTGTCCGCATTCGATGAACTTTACAGACGCCATAAAAATGCAGCCGTTTACGTGGCACGCAGGGAGGCAGACAACCTCAGCGACGTGGACGATGTTGTTGCCGAAGCCTTCCTGGCCGTCCTCGTGGCTTTGGAAGCCGGCAAAGGACCGAACGCGTACTTCCGCTCCTATGTGCTGACCACGACGCGCCGGATGGCCCACCAACGCAACGCCGGCGCCAGGCGCCGGGCGGCCTTTGACCGGGACAGGGCGCTCGCGCAAACAAGCCAGGAGGCAGACGCTTTCGTCGCACTGTTCGAATCAACCACCCTGCTGCGGGCCTTCCGCTCGCTCCCCACCCGATGGCAACGGGTGCTGTGGTGCGTGGACATTGAGGGCATGAGGCACACCGAGGCGGGAGAATACGTGGGGGTGAACCCCAACGGCGTTGCCTCGTTACTGATCCGCGCCCGCGAGGGTCTCCGCCAGGCGTATCTCCAGGCACACGTCCGCCAGCCCGCCGGCAAAGGCTGTTCCGAAATCTCGCAGCTCCTGGCGCGGTTGGCGCGGGACTCGGCGACCGCCGCCGCCAGGAGGCGGGCAGAAAGCCATCTGGCGGGCTGCCTGCACTGCGCCGAAGCACTGTCCGAGCTTCTGGAGATCGAACGCACCCTGAGGCCGTCCTCGGTTGAACGCTCCGCCAGCCCTTTCCAGAAATCCCGATAG
- a CDS encoding Lrp/AsnC family transcriptional regulator, with protein MQDFDFDERDLRLLHALQVRPRAPWTALAPVVGADAVTLARRWNVLQDRGLAWMTSYKGSGARFVGAIIDVTCAPSMMSAVIQGLVRDREVVSVDQTAGARDLILTVFCSTDAELSTFLLDRIPAVEGITSTRTHRVTRMITDARKWRLRSLATDEVRALERAVPLPTPRASAVSAEVEKDLAGILLMDGRTSVADLARLLRISPTRAKTALANVLGSQRVVVRLELARTSSPWPVCVWYFLSAPASKVDLVAASLAGLNEARLVVTTGGTHSIAMAVWLRGVEDMAVLERQLGEQLPYVEIADRSIVLRTPKHMGKRLDTDGRRIIQEI; from the coding sequence ATGCAGGATTTCGATTTCGACGAGCGTGACCTGAGGCTTTTGCATGCCCTCCAAGTGAGGCCCAGGGCACCATGGACGGCTTTGGCTCCAGTGGTTGGCGCCGACGCCGTCACGCTTGCACGAAGGTGGAACGTCCTCCAGGACCGAGGGCTCGCCTGGATGACGTCCTACAAAGGATCCGGGGCCAGGTTTGTTGGTGCCATCATCGACGTCACGTGTGCGCCGTCCATGATGTCGGCAGTCATACAAGGTCTGGTCCGCGACCGGGAGGTGGTTTCCGTCGACCAGACCGCCGGAGCCCGTGACCTTATTCTTACGGTCTTCTGCAGTACCGACGCCGAACTTTCCACGTTCCTCCTGGACCGGATTCCCGCAGTGGAGGGGATCACCAGCACGCGTACGCACCGGGTCACCAGGATGATCACGGATGCACGGAAGTGGCGTCTGAGGTCCTTGGCGACTGACGAAGTGCGGGCGCTCGAAAGGGCTGTGCCGTTGCCAACTCCGCGGGCCTCGGCAGTCAGTGCCGAGGTCGAGAAGGATTTGGCCGGGATCCTGCTGATGGACGGCAGGACGTCCGTTGCCGACCTTGCCCGACTGCTGCGCATCAGCCCTACACGGGCAAAGACCGCGCTGGCCAACGTCCTGGGTTCGCAAAGGGTGGTGGTCCGGCTGGAACTGGCGCGGACATCCTCACCCTGGCCGGTCTGCGTCTGGTACTTCCTGAGCGCCCCGGCGTCAAAGGTCGATCTTGTCGCCGCAAGCCTGGCCGGATTGAACGAAGCGCGGCTGGTTGTCACGACTGGCGGCACGCATTCCATCGCGATGGCGGTGTGGTTGCGCGGAGTCGAGGACATGGCTGTGCTGGAGCGCCAACTCGGCGAGCAGCTGCCCTACGTGGAGATCGCCGACCGGTCGATTGTGTTGCGGACACCGAAGCACATGGGCAAGCGCCTGGACACGGACGGCCGGAGGATTATCCAGGAGATTTAG
- a CDS encoding ArnT family glycosyltransferase: protein MPSILGKPFFLHPPGSYALNALVMRLCGLEGHPLDLALQLRWVNTVLGTVTVVVCFLVVRRLVGTGPAALAGIVLASDPFVLRMDGRLMMEPPAGLAVLSGWLLVLLLLNRKWRAARLWLEICAGLVFGLAIVTKDMTVVFTVVPLLLGVFWRNTVPPLTAMRVIAAAMVPYAIYLGWITANGLLPQFVDQKSVGVLRMAGAVQMTGFNSVAGVSLTDRLMDMVGRFGTSYVLLGLSIVAGAIAAFSPLADRRVIGLFSLLTGLVGIYSVFFGAAEEQFGYCVVLAALVSTPVAVMMVVDWLPRLRWTAVTASALMVVLSLALGIQARSVVDDGLVSARDWMNTELPVSSKVGLTSVTGEFALLPHEGWEVLPSLQSLRDGGAQYVLTQGRQLGEGYGFAAPELLDWLKNNARPVFTFTGPTSGDTVVWQLDRTKLDAAVAGGLTLPPISGGYR, encoded by the coding sequence ATGCCATCCATTCTGGGCAAACCCTTTTTCCTTCATCCCCCAGGCTCCTACGCTCTCAACGCTTTGGTCATGCGCCTATGCGGCCTTGAAGGACACCCCTTGGATCTGGCCTTGCAATTACGCTGGGTCAACACTGTCCTCGGAACAGTGACAGTGGTTGTCTGTTTTCTTGTGGTCCGCCGTCTGGTTGGGACGGGGCCCGCTGCGCTGGCCGGCATCGTCCTGGCCAGTGACCCCTTTGTGCTGCGCATGGACGGGCGGCTCATGATGGAGCCACCCGCTGGCCTGGCAGTTCTTTCAGGGTGGCTCCTGGTGTTGCTGTTGCTTAACCGCAAGTGGCGGGCCGCACGCCTGTGGCTTGAGATCTGCGCCGGACTGGTCTTCGGGCTCGCCATCGTCACGAAAGATATGACCGTAGTCTTCACTGTGGTCCCGCTGCTGCTCGGCGTGTTCTGGCGCAACACCGTTCCCCCGCTGACCGCCATGAGAGTCATCGCCGCGGCCATGGTCCCTTACGCAATTTATCTTGGTTGGATTACCGCCAACGGGCTGCTGCCTCAGTTCGTGGACCAGAAGTCGGTGGGTGTCCTGAGGATGGCCGGCGCTGTCCAGATGACCGGCTTCAATTCAGTGGCGGGCGTTAGTTTGACGGACCGGCTCATGGATATGGTCGGTCGGTTCGGAACCAGCTATGTACTGTTGGGGCTTTCCATCGTTGCCGGTGCAATCGCCGCTTTTTCCCCTTTGGCGGACCGTCGCGTGATCGGTTTGTTCTCTCTGCTGACAGGCTTGGTTGGTATCTACTCGGTCTTTTTTGGAGCGGCAGAGGAACAATTCGGCTACTGCGTGGTGCTGGCGGCACTGGTTTCAACGCCCGTGGCGGTCATGATGGTGGTCGACTGGCTCCCCCGGCTTCGCTGGACCGCCGTCACGGCCTCCGCATTGATGGTCGTGCTCAGTCTCGCGCTGGGGATACAGGCCAGGTCAGTCGTGGATGACGGTCTTGTCAGTGCACGGGATTGGATGAACACCGAACTGCCCGTGTCCTCGAAGGTGGGCCTGACGTCCGTGACAGGCGAGTTCGCGTTGCTGCCGCATGAAGGTTGGGAAGTCCTGCCATCCCTGCAGTCCCTCAGGGATGGAGGCGCCCAGTACGTTCTGACCCAAGGACGGCAGCTGGGTGAGGGCTACGGCTTTGCGGCACCTGAGCTTCTGGACTGGCTCAAAAACAACGCACGGCCCGTTTTCACATTTACCGGCCCGACGTCCGGGGACACGGTCGTTTGGCAGTTGGACCGAACAAAACTCGACGCCGCGGTGGCCGGAGGACTGACTCTCCCCCCGATCAGCGGCGGGTACCGGTGA